Sequence from the Christiangramia fulva genome:
TTGGTTTCTAAAATTACACTTTTTCGATTTAACCCGTTATTTGCGATGAAGCGGTGTTGGGTGCTGGCTTTTTGTAAGATTCTAGTACTGCACTGTTTTCAATTTTAGTTTTTAAATATTCCATCAAAGCAATAATATCATCATGAAACTCTATAAATGTATCATAGTCCACCAACTTATGCTCACCATGTGCAATATGGTTTCTTTCATCTACCAAATCATCAACTAGATCTTTCTGACTTTCAAAATAAACATCTTTTAGATCCATTATGAAAAGTATTTCTTCTAAAACATGATATTTTAAATTGGACTTTGTATTGATGACGTTTTTGGTTGGAATATTTGATTGTTTACTTGCTTTATCAAAAATAAAATCAATAATTTGAGTTTTACTTTCTATACTATTTTCTTGAAGGGTGCCTAATTTTTTTTGAAGTGAAAGTGCAACAAATTGATTTTTAAGCTCATCATGTTTGAGACCTTTGTTCGAAACATATTCTAAATAATATGACAAACTAATTTTTACAAATCCT
This genomic interval carries:
- a CDS encoding MAE_28990/MAE_18760 family HEPN-like nuclease, with amino-acid sequence MGKNVITFDQLTDKIIADFSWRRKELTVLKSKIPNTKNPLQTAMIRATMPLLYAHWEGFVKISLSYYLEYVSNKGLKHDELKNQFVALSLQKKLGTLQENSIESKTQIIDFIFDKASKQSNIPTKNVINTKSNLKYHVLEEILFIMDLKDVYFESQKDLVDDLVDERNHIAHGEHKLVDYDTFIEFHDDIIALMEYLKTKIENSAVLESYKKPAPNTASSQITG